A region of the Pricia mediterranea genome:
TGCACGCAGCTATCAACAGCAACGGAATACCGATAAGCAATCCCAATATCTTGAGGTGCTTTTTTTTCATTTTGGTTTGGCTAGGCAGAGTAAAGGTAATGAAATATAGTTGTCCGCCACGGGGAGCACCTAAGACAAAATGAGTAATGGGAAAGGTAATTGCCCTGTCGAGTAAGACACACGACCTGTTTCGAGGAGCATACTGGCTCTTGATCAGTTGATTTGGTCATTACACGAATCTGACCCCGTAATTGCCACAGATTTTTGCTACCTTTTCAAAATCGGGCGGCCCGGGCGGAAGGTCGGCCAATTCATAGAACATGTTTTCGATACCTGCGGGGAAAGCGGAGGTAATCATCTTGGCCTTTTCGGTTCCGACCACTTTCCATGAGTGTGGTACTTCTTTGGGAGCAAAGGCAATATCTCCTTCATTAAGGATAGTTGTCTTCCCGGCTATCATAATTTCTATCTGCCCCCTGATTACCCTGAATATTTCATCTTCACTGGTATGGACATGGGGTGGTATCCCTACGCCGGGCTCAACATCATCTACCCATTCGACAACCTGGTTTCCCGTATCAGTACCGGTCAACTTATGCGTCTGAATATCGCCGATTACGTTCAAAATTGCACCCTCGGTATCTCCGACGATTTTTGGATCGACTTTTCCTACAGCGTACCCGTTATCGGAAGAAGATTGGCATTGTACCATGCCGGGAAACAGGGCGAAGCCTAATCCGAACCCCGAAGTTCTTAAAAATCTTGTTCTGTCCATGGTTATAGTTTTACCGCAATGTACAACGACAGATAGCGCCGAATTCTACGAAAAATACGGTAAAAGCTTAGATTTTGGGAACTGTTATCCTTTTCTGAGAGTGGATGGAGCAAATCCGGTATGGGTCTTAAAAAATTGACTGAAATAATCAGGGGATGAGAAACCGAGTTCAAAACTGATTTCCTTAAGGGTTTTGTCCGAAAATTTCAATGCATGTCTTGATCGCATCATCAGCTGCTCGATAATGATAGCTTTTGCGCTTACGGTCAGTATGTCTTGAACACATTCGTTAAGGTATCTCGGTGAAACATGAAGGAGGTTGGCATAGGAGGTTACATCGTGATGTTCGAATAGATATTTGTTTACGAGTTGCTTGAATTTATAGACCAGGTTGGCTTTCGCATTCTCATTGGAAAGGTTTGATTTTATGTTGCATTGTCCATCACAGTAAACGAAAAAGGTTTTTAAAAGGGCCAAAATGGCATCATCCTTATGATTTAGGTCCGATCCCAAAAGCTCATCGATCATCTCCAGTATCGCCTGGGTCCTTTTCTCAATAGTCGGACTCAATTTAAACAAGGGAATTTCTCCCGAACTGAAAACCCGTACTGTATTGATGTGAAGCTTACTTAAAATAGGGTTATTTAGAAGCGTGCGGGGCAAGCTCAAGAGGTAACCTGAGGAGCCATTATTGTCTTTTTTAGAGATGGACCAATGAAACTTCGGATCCAGAAAAAAAATGGTATTTGATACGTTGGAATAAGGTGTCCGGTCGATTTCGATCGTTGCAACGGTACTTTTGATCCAGCACACCGTAAAACAAGTCGAGTTCTTGGCAGACGAAATGTTTTTAAGAATCGGTGATATTTTGACGGATTCGGATTTCATAGTTATCGGGTTTTACGCTATAGCTGGTTTAGCTA
Encoded here:
- a CDS encoding cupin domain-containing protein, translated to MDRTRFLRTSGFGLGFALFPGMVQCQSSSDNGYAVGKVDPKIVGDTEGAILNVIGDIQTHKLTGTDTGNQVVEWVDDVEPGVGIPPHVHTSEDEIFRVIRGQIEIMIAGKTTILNEGDIAFAPKEVPHSWKVVGTEKAKMITSAFPAGIENMFYELADLPPGPPDFEKVAKICGNYGVRFV
- a CDS encoding helix-turn-helix domain-containing protein, with product MKSESVKISPILKNISSAKNSTCFTVCWIKSTVATIEIDRTPYSNVSNTIFFLDPKFHWSISKKDNNGSSGYLLSLPRTLLNNPILSKLHINTVRVFSSGEIPLFKLSPTIEKRTQAILEMIDELLGSDLNHKDDAILALLKTFFVYCDGQCNIKSNLSNENAKANLVYKFKQLVNKYLFEHHDVTSYANLLHVSPRYLNECVQDILTVSAKAIIIEQLMMRSRHALKFSDKTLKEISFELGFSSPDYFSQFFKTHTGFAPSTLRKG